The following coding sequences are from one bacterium window:
- the typA gene encoding translational GTPase TypA, translated as MTRAIRNIAIIAHVDHGKTTLVDGMLRQSGTFRANETVVERVMDSNELERERGITILAKNTAIYYHATKINIVDTPGHSDFGGEVERALKMVDGVMLLVDASEGPLPQTRYVLSKALEGGLPPILVINKIDRGDARPQQVLNEVYDLFIDLDAKEDQLDFPVLYTNAKAGTASTSIAQAGHDLGPLFEAIVRTVPPPGGEAAAVLQVLVANLDYSDYLGRIAIARVFNGTLKAGEQVGIAKMDGSLPRTRVTKLFSFSGLKRVEIESTELGDIIAVAGVEGIAIGDTITDAEAPAPLPRIVIDEPTIAMQFTVNSSPFAGLEGTYVTSRDLRERLEKELLTNVSLRVEPTDSTDAFKVMGRGELHLAILIETMRREGYELMVGKPEIVTKMLDGRLMEPMERVAIDVPENFVGVVVEKLGARKGQMTNMHNHGYGRVRLDFRVPSRGLIGLRSELLTDTRGTIVMNSLFDSYTEWMGEIPRRPTGTLVADRAGVTTAYALYNLQERGELFAAPGIDVYEGMIIGENSRDNDLDVNVVREKKLTNMRASTADIAIRLVPFRALNLEQAITFIADDEYVEVTPKSLRLRKKTLQSNLRPKKNAVPATVQKAD; from the coding sequence TTGACGAGAGCGATTCGTAATATTGCGATCATTGCGCACGTGGACCACGGCAAGACCACACTGGTCGACGGCATGCTGAGGCAGAGCGGCACCTTTCGGGCCAACGAAACCGTGGTGGAACGTGTGATGGATTCCAATGAGCTCGAGCGCGAGCGCGGCATCACTATTTTGGCGAAGAACACAGCCATCTACTATCATGCCACCAAGATCAACATCGTCGATACTCCCGGGCACAGTGATTTTGGGGGCGAGGTGGAGCGCGCCCTGAAGATGGTGGATGGCGTGATGTTACTGGTGGACGCGAGCGAAGGCCCTCTTCCTCAGACCCGATACGTGTTGAGCAAAGCCCTCGAGGGCGGCCTGCCGCCGATCCTGGTCATCAATAAGATTGACCGTGGCGATGCACGCCCGCAGCAGGTGCTGAACGAAGTGTACGATTTGTTCATCGATTTGGACGCGAAAGAGGACCAACTCGATTTTCCCGTCTTGTACACCAACGCCAAGGCCGGCACCGCCTCGACCAGCATCGCTCAAGCCGGACACGACCTGGGTCCGCTGTTTGAGGCGATCGTCCGCACTGTTCCGCCGCCCGGTGGAGAGGCCGCCGCCGTCCTGCAGGTCCTGGTTGCCAACCTCGATTACAGCGATTATCTCGGCCGCATCGCCATCGCGCGCGTCTTCAATGGCACTCTCAAGGCAGGCGAACAGGTTGGTATCGCAAAGATGGATGGCTCACTACCCCGGACGCGGGTGACCAAGTTGTTTTCGTTCAGCGGACTCAAGCGGGTGGAGATTGAGTCCACCGAATTGGGCGACATTATTGCGGTCGCGGGAGTCGAAGGCATTGCCATTGGCGACACCATCACCGATGCGGAAGCGCCGGCCCCATTGCCCCGCATCGTGATTGACGAGCCGACTATCGCGATGCAGTTTACCGTGAACAGTTCGCCCTTCGCCGGTCTCGAGGGCACGTATGTGACCTCACGCGACCTGCGCGAGCGCCTGGAGAAAGAGCTGCTCACCAACGTTTCGCTGCGTGTGGAACCTACCGATAGTACCGATGCCTTCAAGGTCATGGGCAGAGGCGAACTCCATCTCGCCATCCTCATCGAAACGATGCGGAGAGAGGGATACGAGCTGATGGTGGGCAAGCCGGAGATCGTGACCAAAATGCTTGACGGCAGGCTCATGGAACCTATGGAGCGTGTCGCCATTGACGTGCCCGAGAACTTTGTCGGTGTGGTGGTGGAGAAACTGGGCGCCCGCAAAGGACAGATGACGAACATGCACAACCACGGCTATGGACGGGTGCGCCTGGATTTTCGGGTGCCCAGCCGCGGACTCATCGGCCTGCGGAGCGAGTTGCTCACCGACACGCGCGGCACGATCGTCATGAATTCGCTGTTCGATAGCTATACGGAGTGGATGGGCGAGATTCCCCGCCGCCCCACGGGTACGCTGGTGGCCGACCGGGCGGGTGTGACGACGGCCTATGCCCTTTACAATCTGCAGGAACGCGGCGAGCTCTTTGCCGCACCCGGTATCGATGTGTATGAGGGGATGATTATCGGCGAAAACTCGCGCGACAACGATCTGGACGTCAACGTCGTGCGAGAAAAGAAGCTCACCAACATGAGGGCGTCAACGGCCGACATCGCCATCCGCCTCGTCCCATTCCGGGCCCTGAACCTGGAACAGGCGATTACATTTATTGCGGACGACGAGTATGTGGAGGTGACGCCAAAATCCCTGAGACTGAGGAAGAAAACCCTACAGTCAAACCTCAGGCCCAAAAAGAATGCGGTGCCCGCGACTGTCCAGAAAGCCGACTAG
- a CDS encoding aldo/keto reductase: protein MKWRQLGTSGLQVSPLCFGGNVFGWTADEPTSFRLLDAFLGAGMNFVDTADVYAKWAPGNQGGESETILGRWMKQRGNREKVIIATKVGSDMGAQGKGLSRTHIMSGVDDSLRRLQTHYIDLYQSHIDDAETAFEETLGAYADLIAQGKVRAIGASNYTAERLAQALQVSKQHAYPRYESLQPLYNLYDRTGYEGALEPLCRTEGVGVISYSSLGSGFLSGKYRTDGDVSKSARGQGVKRKYYNERGFQILRTLDEVAQEHRSTPTAVALAWLLARPGLTAPIVSATSVEQLNELMAAPRLELDAGSIEQLNKASA from the coding sequence ATGAAGTGGCGTCAACTCGGTACGTCGGGGCTGCAGGTCTCCCCGCTGTGCTTCGGGGGGAACGTCTTCGGTTGGACGGCGGACGAGCCGACGTCGTTCAGACTGCTCGACGCGTTCCTGGGGGCGGGAATGAATTTCGTCGATACCGCAGACGTCTATGCGAAGTGGGCTCCAGGGAATCAGGGGGGCGAGTCCGAGACCATCCTCGGCAGGTGGATGAAGCAGCGTGGGAATCGGGAGAAAGTGATCATCGCCACGAAGGTGGGGTCGGACATGGGCGCGCAGGGGAAGGGGTTGTCCCGCACCCATATCATGAGCGGCGTGGACGACTCGCTCAGGCGGCTGCAGACCCATTATATCGATCTTTATCAATCCCATATCGATGATGCGGAGACTGCGTTCGAGGAGACCCTGGGCGCCTATGCCGACCTGATCGCCCAGGGCAAGGTCAGAGCGATCGGCGCTTCAAACTACACCGCGGAGCGGCTCGCGCAGGCCCTGCAGGTCAGCAAACAGCACGCGTACCCCAGGTATGAGAGCCTGCAGCCGCTCTACAATCTCTACGACCGGACCGGTTACGAGGGGGCCCTCGAGCCGCTGTGCCGGACCGAGGGTGTGGGCGTGATCAGTTACTCCTCCTTGGGGAGCGGATTTCTGAGCGGGAAATACCGCACCGACGGCGACGTCTCGAAGAGCGCGCGCGGCCAAGGTGTAAAACGCAAGTACTACAACGAACGAGGGTTTCAGATTCTGCGCACGCTTGATGAGGTCGCGCAGGAGCATCGTTCCACCCCCACGGCGGTCGCGCTGGCGTGGCTGCTGGCGCGTCCCGGCTTGACCGCGCCCATCGTCAGCGCGACGAGCGTGGAGCAGTTGAACGAACTGATGGCGGCGCCCCGGCTCGAACTCGATGCTGGATCGATCGAGCAGCTAAACAAGGCAAGCGCCTAG
- a CDS encoding FIST N-terminal domain-containing protein: MRAAAAIGQQPTWQDALAEATTLMPIAPSGETIDLAFLFASSDYAEEFPELVAGARRATQARLLIGCSSQGVIGTGREVEGQPALALLTFSLPGAVLRPVRLTQSTLEQYRGPEAWRGMTRVSPDDVTAWFLFADPFTLDAETLLVAWGEAYPGTPMVGGMASGDLRLRRTHVFLNDEVYDRGAVAIALGGAYGVRTIVSQGCTPIGEAWTITGATGNVIETIARRAAYEVLLETVQALPREVQQRARGNLFVGLAMDEYREELHRGDFLIRNVLGADAESGTVTVGAIPRPGQTLQFQVRDRVAADEDLRELLAAAKADLGGQQPLGALLCSCNGRGAGLFGTPDHDARAVADRLGPIPLAGFFCNGEVGPVGSRNFLHGYTASIALVVRK, translated from the coding sequence ATGAGAGCAGCGGCGGCCATCGGCCAACAGCCTACCTGGCAGGATGCACTCGCCGAAGCGACGACTCTGATGCCGATTGCCCCGAGCGGTGAGACCATCGACCTGGCCTTTCTCTTCGCCAGCTCGGACTATGCGGAGGAATTTCCTGAGTTGGTCGCCGGTGCACGCCGAGCCACTCAGGCCCGTCTGCTCATCGGCTGCTCAAGCCAGGGGGTTATCGGCACCGGCCGGGAGGTGGAGGGCCAGCCCGCCCTCGCCCTCCTGACGTTTTCCCTGCCGGGAGCGGTCCTGCGCCCCGTCCGCCTCACGCAGAGCACTCTCGAGCAGTACCGCGGTCCGGAAGCCTGGCGCGGGATGACTCGTGTGTCGCCCGATGACGTCACGGCCTGGTTCCTGTTTGCCGACCCCTTCACCCTGGACGCCGAGACTTTGCTGGTCGCGTGGGGAGAGGCCTATCCCGGAACCCCGATGGTGGGTGGAATGGCCTCAGGCGACCTCCGCCTCCGGCGCACCCATGTGTTTCTCAACGATGAGGTGTACGATCGCGGCGCCGTCGCCATCGCCCTCGGGGGAGCATATGGAGTGCGCACGATCGTCTCGCAGGGGTGTACTCCAATCGGCGAAGCATGGACCATCACGGGCGCGACCGGAAACGTGATCGAAACGATCGCCCGGCGCGCCGCCTACGAGGTGCTTTTGGAGACGGTGCAAGCGTTGCCACGGGAGGTACAGCAGCGCGCCCGGGGCAACTTGTTCGTCGGCCTGGCCATGGACGAATATCGCGAGGAGTTGCATCGCGGCGACTTTCTGATCCGCAACGTTCTGGGCGCGGATGCAGAGAGTGGCACCGTCACCGTGGGGGCGATTCCGCGGCCCGGGCAGACGCTGCAATTTCAGGTCCGGGACCGCGTGGCCGCCGACGAAGACCTGCGAGAACTGCTCGCGGCGGCGAAGGCCGATCTTGGGGGACAACAGCCTCTCGGGGCGCTTTTGTGCTCCTGCAACGGTCGCGGTGCCGGACTGTTCGGGACGCCCGACCATGATGCGCGGGCGGTAGCCGACCGACTCGGCCCCATTCCCCTGGCAGGCTTCTTCTGCAACGGCGAGGTCGGGCCGGTGGGTTCGCGGAATTTCCTGCATGGATACACTGCAAGCATCGCCCTCGTAGTTCGCAAGTAG
- a CDS encoding carboxymuconolactone decarboxylase family protein produces the protein MAQLPYVMESAGISPELRSIYDDIIKLRGGVLNLYRILANQPPALRAFMSMSRYVRDQSSLPPQLRELAILVTAYGLNVEYERVHHLAAARKVGVLETKLRDLAAWRSSDAYEPIERAVMAYADEVAVSRHVRDSTVNDLRRYLSPQEVVDLAITVAWYHFCAALILPLGVEMEGTST, from the coding sequence ATGGCGCAGCTTCCATATGTGATGGAATCGGCGGGGATCTCCCCTGAGCTCCGATCGATCTACGACGACATTATCAAGCTTCGGGGAGGTGTTCTGAACCTCTACCGGATCCTCGCCAACCAGCCGCCCGCATTACGCGCCTTCATGTCCATGTCTCGTTACGTCCGCGACCAAAGCTCGCTCCCACCGCAACTACGCGAGCTTGCCATTCTCGTTACGGCGTATGGCTTGAATGTCGAATACGAGCGCGTGCACCATCTTGCCGCAGCTCGAAAGGTCGGCGTACTAGAAACCAAACTCCGGGATCTCGCCGCGTGGCGGAGCAGTGATGCGTATGAACCGATAGAACGGGCCGTGATGGCGTATGCTGACGAGGTTGCAGTCTCGCGACACGTACGCGATTCGACGGTCAATGATTTGCGCCGGTACCTCTCGCCGCAGGAGGTTGTCGACCTTGCGATCACGGTTGCGTGGTACCATTTCTGTGCGGCTCTGATCCTTCCGCTGGGTGTCGAGATGGAAGGGACCTCCACATGA